In Planctomycetia bacterium, the genomic stretch TGACGCGCGGGAATCGTACGAGCGCGCCTTGGCGCTTTCCAAGCAAGCGCCGGAACGCCGGTTTCTGGAACGCCGGCTGCAAGAGCTGCGCTGAAAAAAGTCTCAGTGGGGCGTCGATTCGCGGCGCGTCCGCACGACTACTCATTAAAGGCGGTGAGAATCACTCTCCTGACGAGGGGGCGGCGCGATGAAGTTTATCTGTCTCGGGTACATCGATGAATCGAAATGGGACTGCCTGGCGAGTGGCGAACAGACGTCGTGCATGGAGGAGTGCCTCGCGTATGACGCTGAATTGAAGCGCGGAGGGCACTTTGCAGGCGGGATGTGCCTGGAGAGCGTGCGGCATGCTGTGACGCTCAAGCATCGCACCGGGGGCGTGGAGGTCACCGATGGTCCGTTTATCGAAACGAAGGAACACCTGGGCGGAATCCTGATCCTCGAGGCGAGAGACTTGAACCACGCCATCCAATTGATGTCGCAACATCCCGGGGTGAAGATGGGACCGTTCGAAATCCGCGCCCTCGACGAGAAACTCGCGGCTCAAGTTGGAGCCACAGTTTAAGCAGTTCACTTTTTTATTTGGAGTAAGAAGATGCACAGCGAACCGCAACAAGAGCACCATTGGTTGCAGAAAATGGTCGGCGACTGGACCTGCGAGTTTGAATG encodes the following:
- a CDS encoding YciI family protein; translation: MKFICLGYIDESKWDCLASGEQTSCMEECLAYDAELKRGGHFAGGMCLESVRHAVTLKHRTGGVEVTDGPFIETKEHLGGILILEARDLNHAIQLMSQHPGVKMGPFEIRALDEKLAAQVGATV